One genomic region from Nymphaea colorata isolate Beijing-Zhang1983 chromosome 10, ASM883128v2, whole genome shotgun sequence encodes:
- the LOC116262590 gene encoding multiple organellar RNA editing factor 3, mitochondrial, which produces MARRALASFLLKALPSSSSPSASSPSISRFRPFLLSSVHQCRRQDPVIHFFSRPKTTSSSGGYSPLNDPSPNWSNRPPKETILLDGCDYEHWLIVMEFPENPKPSEDEMIAAYVKTLATVVGSEEEAKKKIYSVCTTTYTGFGALISEELSYKVKGLPGVLWVLPDSYLDVPNKDYGGDLFIDGKVIHRPQYRYNERQQTRTRPRPRYDRRRETMQVDRRETIRRDWAPPPNPMPTDGRSPLEGQHGESAPQTHGQTSAEGTGNVAQGDQNPVLGRGS; this is translated from the exons ATGGCCAGGCGTGCCCTCGCCTCCTTCCTCCTCAAGGCCCTCCCTTCGTCCTCTTCTCCTTCTGCCTCTTCACCTTCCATCTCTCGCTTCCGACCCTTCCTTCTCTCCTCCGTTCATCAATGTCGTCGCCAAGATCCAGTCATCCATTTCTTCTCCAGGCCCAAAACGACGTCCTCGTCTGGTGGGTACTCTCCATTGAACGATCCCTCCCCAAATTGGAGCAACAGGCCGCCCAAGGAGACCATCCTCCTCGATGGGTGCGATTATGAGCACTGGCTTATTGTCATGGAGTTCCCGGAGAACCCTAAACCCTCCGAGGACGAGATGATCGCTGCCTACGTGAAAACCCTAGCAACCGTCGTGGGAAG CGAGGAAGAGGCGAAGAAGAAGATATACTCAGTCTGTACGACGACGTATACCGGGTTCGGCGCGTTGATTTCGGAGGAGCTTTCCTACAAAGTAAAAG GATTACCTGGAGTTCTTTGGGTGCTGCCTGACTCTTATCTCGATGTTCCCAACAAAGACTATGGAG GGGACCTCTTCATTGATGGGAAGGTCATCCATAGACCACAATACAGATACAACGAGAGACAGCAGACTAGAACTCGACCCCGCCCCAGATATGACAGGAGAAGAGAAACTATGCAAGTCGACAGAAGGGAGACGATAAGAAGGGATTGGGCACCACCACCTAATCCGATGCCAACGGACGGAAGAAGCCCATTGGAGGGGCAACATGGAGAATCTGCACCTCAGACCCATGGACAGACAAGCGCAGAGGGTACGGGTAACGTTGCGCAAGGAGATCAGAATCCTGTGTTAGGAAGGGGGTCTTGA
- the LOC116262924 gene encoding probable acyl-CoA dehydrogenase IBR3, producing MATRTSDLLCSVQAAHKFDEDALLRYTRLHVPGFPPAPANLTVSQFGHGQSNPTYLLEVSSHISTKCYVLRKKPSGKLLESAHAVEREFQVLKSLGSTRVPVPKVFCLCTDVNIIGTAFYIMEYLEGRMFMDPKLPGISPGRRRSIYSATAKALASLHGVDVTAIGLDTYGRKTNYCMRQVERWGKQYLASTGDGKPERNPKMIDLINWLRQHIPDEDSKASASGLVHGDFRIDNLVFHPVEDQVIGILDWELSTLGNQMCDVATICLPYIIDVKLEDAIKGFQHGHISEGIPSLAEYLREYCIEAGKPWPAENWKFYVALSLFRGASIFAGVFDRWIMGNASGGKRAQHAGKVGNILIDTAWLYINQPSVLPTQPPIGYGSPAADSLFKEMEMRSHNFKRETRGFVPSERVKALRDRLVKFMETYIYPMESEFQRQAQSNDRWTIHPEEERLKELAKSIGLWNLWIPVDSAEKARELLSDVKSPDSSDLLLGAGLSNLEYGYLCEIMGRSMWAPQIFNCNAPDTGNMEVLLRYGSLEQQKQWLVPLLHGKIRSAFAMTEPEVASSDATNIECSITRQGDYYIVNGRKWWTSGAMDPRCSIFIVMGKTNVTAPQHKQQSMILVDVKTPGVCIKRPLTVFGFDDAPHGHAEVILKDVRVPVSNILLGEGRGFEIAQGRLGPGRLHHCMRLIGAAERGMQIMVERALGRKVFGKLIAEQGSFLTDLAKCRTELEMTRLLVLEAANQLDLHGNKKARGFLAMAKVAAPRTALQILDMAIQVHGGAGVSSDTVLAHLWASARTLRIADGPDEVHLGTIAKLEVQRAKL from the exons ATGGCGACTAGGACGTCAGATCTGTTATGCAGTGTTCAGGCCGCTCATAAGTTCGACGAGGACGCGCTTCTCCGATACACTCGACTTCACGTCCCTGGTTTCCCTCCTGCCCCCGCCAACTTAACGGTGTCGCAG TTTGGTCATGGTCAATCCAATCCCACGTATCTCCTGGAAGTTTCTTCTCATATCTCTACCAAATGCTATGTCTTAAGGAAAAAGCCTTCAGGAAAATTACTAGAATCTGCTCATGCAGTGGAGAGGGAATTTCAG GTTCTGAAGTCTCTAGGTAGCACTCGTGTTCCAGTTCCCAAAGTTTTCTGCTTGTGTACTGATGTGAACATTATCGGAACTGCTTTCTACATTATGGAATATCTGGAAGGACGCATGTTTATGGATCCCAAGCTCCCG GGAATCAGTCCAGGCAGGAGGAGATCAATATATAGTGCAACTGCAAAAGCATTAGCTTCTTTACATGGAGTTGATGTTACTGCGATTGGGTTGGATACCTATGGACGCAAAACTAATTATTGCATGCGGCAA GTTGAAAGATGGGGAAAGCAGTATCTTGCTTCAACTGGAGATGGTAAGCCTGAGCGGAACCCTAAGATGATAGATCTGATTAACTGGCTAAGGCAGCATATTCCTGATGAAGATTCTAAGGCTTCTGCCTCTGGTCTTGTTCATGGTGATTTTCGGATTGATAATCTAGTTTTCCATCCTGTTGAG GATCAAGTAATTGGCATTCTGGATTGGGAACTGTCAACCCTTGGTAACCAGATGTGTGATGTTGCAACAATCTGCCTG CCCTACATTATTGACGTTAAATTAGAGGATGCAATAAAGGGATTTCAACATGGCCACATTTCAGAAGGGATTCCATCATTAGCTGAATACCTTAGAGAATATTGCATTGAAGCT GGAAAGCCATGGCCTGCTGAGAATTGGAAGTTTTATGTTGCATTGTCCTTGTTTCGTGGTGCATCTATTTTTGCAGGAGTTTTCGATCGCTGGATCATG GGCAATGCTTCGGGAGGTAAGCGCGCCCAACATGCAGGCAAGGTGGGGAATATTCTGATAGATACAGCTTGGTTGTACATCAATCAACCATCAGTTCTTCCTACACAGCCACCAATAG GATATGGATCTCCAGCTGCTGATTCGCTGTTTAAGGAAATGGAAATGAGATCACATAATTTTAAGAGAGAAACCAGGGGATTTGTTCCAAGTGAAAGGGTTAAAGCATTACGAGACAGGTTGGTTAAGTTTATGGAAACTTACATATACCCCATGGAGTCTGAATTCCAAAGGCAAGCTCAATCTAATGACCGCTGGACAATACATCCAGAGGAAGAGAGACTAAAAGAACTTGCAAAAAGCATAGGCTTATGGAACTTGTGGATTCCT GTAGATAGTGCTGAGAAGGCAAGAGAGCTACTCTCTGATGTAAAATCTCCTGATTCTTCTGACCTGCTGTTGGGTGCAGGACTTTCAAACCTTGAATATGGTTATCTTTGTGAAATTATGGGACGCTCTATGTGGGCTCCGCAAATTTTTAATTGCAATGCACCTGATACTGGAAACATGGAG GTTCTGCTGCGATATGGAAGTTTAGAACAGCAAAAACAGTGGCTTGTTCCTTTGCTACATGGAAAAATCCGCTCTGCATTTGCTATGACTGAACCGGAAGTTGCATCTTCAGATGCAACTAACATTGAATGTTCAATTACAAG GCAAGGGGATTATTACATTGTCAATGGCAGGAAGTGGTGGACAAGTGGGGCAATGGATCCTAGATGCAGCATTTTTATTGTCATG GGCAAGACAAATGTAACTGCTCCACAACATAAACAGCAATCAATGATCTTAGTGGATGTAAAAACCCCTGGTGTGTGCATAAAGAGGCCGTTAACAGTTTTTGGTTTTGATGATGCACCTCATGGACATGCAGAAGTTATCTTAAAAGATGTGCGGGTACCGGTTTCAAATATATTACTTGGAGAAGGCCGTGGTTTTGAGATTGCCCAG GGTAGGCTGGGCCCTGGACGATTGCACCATTGCATGAGATTGATTGGTGCTGCAGAACGTGGGATGCAGATTATGGTGGAAAGAGCCCTCGGCAGGAAAGTGTTTGGAAAATTGATTGCTGAGCAAGGTTCTTTTCTGACTGACCTTGCAAAG TGCCGAACTGAGCTGGAGATGACGAGACTTTTGGTGCTTGAAGCAGCTAATCAGCTCGATCTTCATGGGAACAAGAAAGCCAGGGGGTTCCTGGCGATGGCCAAG GTTGCCGCTCCAAGAACCGCATTGCAAATTCTTGACATGGCAATTCAAGTTCATGGTGGTGCTGGAGTGTCGTCCGATACTGTCCTGGCACATCTGTGGGCTTCTGCTCGAACCTTAAGGATTGCGGATGGTCCAGATGAGGTACATCTTGGGACAATAGCCAAGTTGGAGGTGCAGAGAGCAAAGCTATAG
- the LOC116263220 gene encoding sucrose synthase 2-like isoform X1, which translates to MSKKAVMAERGLTRSLSTKEQVEDSLFAYRNELACLLSRYVDQGKCMLQSHHLVDELNKMISEDDSLGRLKDGPFRDVLNLTQEAIVLPPYVTMAVRPRPGVWEFVSVNVYELTVEQLNVTEYLKSRERLVDERISNRFVLELDFGPFAASFPRPNHSSWIGNGVQFLNRHLSSRMFRDSGSLEPLLEFLRSHEYKGHVIMINERIRSLSSLQTALSKAEDYLSKLPSDVPYSEFEYKFQEMGLERGWGDQTQNVLEMVRLLLDILQAPDPSTLETFLGRIPMVFNVVILSPHGYFGQVNVLGLPDTGGQVVYILDQVRALENEMLLRIQKQGLNISPRILVVTRLIPDSKRTTCSQRLERISGTQHSHILRVPFRTENGILHKWISRFEIWPYLEQFAVDAASEISAELQRKPDFIIGNYSDGNLVASLLAYELGVTQCNIAHALEKTKYPDSDIYWRKYEEKYHFSCQFTADLIAMNHADFIITSTYQEIAGSKESIGQYESHSAFTLPGLYRVVNGIDVFDPKFNIVSPGCDASIYFPYTETHKRLTSLHPSIQKMLFSPEQDDESIGWLIDQSKPIIFSMARLDRVKNITGLVEWYGKSTKLRELVNLVVVAGFQAAQKFNDKEEMEEIAKMHWLIEKYKLNGQMCWISSQLNRARNGELYRYIADTRGAFVQPAFYEGFGLTVVEAMTSGLPTFATCHGGPAETIEHGISGFHVDPYHPDAATEIMVSFFEECKTNPGYWEKISAGALQRIYERFTWKNYSQRLLTLAGVYGFWKHVSNLERRETRRYLEMFYILKFRELVNTVPLATDV; encoded by the exons ATGAGCAAGAAAGCGGTGATGGCGGAACGGGGATTGACGCGCTCGTTAAGCACGAAGGAGCAGGTCGAGGATTCCCTCTTCGCCTACAGGAACGAGTTGGCTTGCCTCCTTTCTAG GTATGTCGATCAGGGAAAGTGTATGCTGCAGAGTCATCACCTGGTAGATGAGCTTAATAAGATGATTTCTGAGGATGATAGCTTAGGTCGCCTTAAGGATGGACCTTTCCGAGATGTATTGAATCTCACACAG GAAGCAATAGTTTTACCCCCCTATGTAACAATGGCGGTGAGGCCAAGGCCTGGAGTTTGGGAATTTGTCTCCGTAAATGTTTATGAGCTTACTGTGGAGCAGTTGAATGTAACTGAATATTTGAAGTCGAGAGAAAGGCTTGTGGATGAGCG AATCAGTAATCGTTTTGTTCTTGAGCTGGACTTTGGACCATTTGCTGCTTCATTTCCTCGTCCGAATCACTCATCATGGATAGGGAATGGTGTGCAATTTCTTAATCGTCATCTTTCATCAAGAATGTTCCGTGATTCAGGAAGTCTCGAGCCTCTCCTCGAATTCCTTCGATCTCATGAGTACAAGGGACAT GTCATTATGATTAATGAGAGAATAAGGAGTTTGTCCTCGCTTCAAACTGCACTGTCCAAGGCAGAGGACTACCTATCTAAGCTCCCATCTGATGTACCATATTCTGAGTTTGAGTACAA ATTTCAAGAAATGGGACTTGAGAGGGGTTGGGGTGATCAAACTCAGAATGTCCTGGAGATGGTTCGATTACTCTTAGATATCCTACAGGCACCTGATCCTTCTACGCTGGAGACATTCTTGGGAAGGATTCCGATGGTGTTTAATGTTGTGATCCTTTCACCACATGGATACTTCGGTCAAGTGAATGTTCTAGGCTTACCAGACACAGGTGGACAG GTTGTTTATATACTGGATCAAGTTCGTGCTTTAGAGAATGAGATGCTTCTTCGAATACAAAAGCAAGGTCTGAATATTAGTCCTCGTATCCTTGTG GTGACGCGGTTGATACCTGATTCCAAACGGACAACATGTAGTCAACGTCTGGAAAGAATAAGTGGGACCCAACATTCACATATTCTGCGAGTACCTTTCAGGACAGAGAACGGGATCCTTCATAAATGGATCTCAAGGTTTGAGATATGGCCTTATTTGGAGCAATTTGCAGTG GATGCTGCCAGTGAAATTTCTGCTGAATTACAACGTAAACCAGATTTTATTATTGGCAACTATAGTGATGGAAATCTTGTTGCATCTCTGTTAGCATATGAACTTGGAGTTACACAG TGCAATATTGCACATGcattggaaaaaacaaaatatccaGATTCAGACATATATTGGAGAAAGTATGAagaaaaataccatttttcatGTCAATTTACTGCTGATCTAATTGCTATGAACCACGCAGACTTTATTATAACCAGCACATATCAGGAGATTGCAGGAAG CAAAGAATCCATTGGACAGTACGAGAGCCACTCTGCCTTCACTCTTCCTGGCTTATACAGAGTTGTCAATGGGATTGATGTTTTTGATCCTAAGTTCAATATTGTATCCCCTGGTTGTGATGCAAGCATTTATTTTCCATATACAGAAACACATAAACGGTTAACTTCGCTTCATCCATCAATCCAAAAGATGTTATTTAGTCCAGAGCAAGATGATGAATCTAT TGGGTGGTTGATCGATCAGTCAAAACCAATAATCTTTTCCATGGCAAGGCTTGACAGAGTAAAGAACATTACAGGTCTAGTAGAATGGTATGGCAAGAGTACTAAATTAAGAGAGCTCGTTAACCTTGTCGTAGTAGCTGGTTTTCAAGCTGCACAGAAGTTCAATGACAAGGAAGAAATGGAAGAGATTGCGAAGATGCATTGGCTTATAGAAAAGTATAAATTGAATGGGCAGATGTGCTGGATATCCTCTCAACTGAACAGGGCACGGAATGGTGAACTATATCGTTATATAGCTGATACAAGGGGTGCTTTTGTACAG CCTGCCTTTTATGAAGGATTTGGGCTTACTGTGGTAGAGGCCATGACATCTGGCCTGCCAACTTTTGCTACTTGTCATGGAGGACCTGCTGAGACTATAGAACATGGGATATCAGGTTTTCATGTGGATCCCTATCATCCTGATGCTGCTACTGAAATCATGGTCAGTTTCTTTGAGGAATGCAAGACCAATCCTGGATATTGGGAGAAAATCTCTGCTGGTGCATTACAACGCATCTATGAAAG GTTTACGTGGAAGAATTACTCCCAGAGATTGCTGACGTTGGCTGGAGTCTATGGATTTTGGAAGCATGTTTCCAATCTTGAAAGGCGTGAGACTCGGCGGTACCTTGAGATGTTTTACATCCTTAAGTTTAGAGAGCTT GTGAATACAGTTCCACTTGCAACTGATGTATGA
- the LOC116263220 gene encoding sucrose synthase 4-like isoform X2, with amino-acid sequence MSKKAVMAERGLTRSLSTKEQVEDSLFAYRNELACLLSRYVDQGKCMLQSHHLVDELNKMISEDDSLGRLKDGPFRDVLNLTQEAIVLPPYVTMAVRPRPGVWEFVSVNVYELTVEQLNVTEYLKSRERLVDERISNRFVLELDFGPFAASFPRPNHSSWIGNGVQFLNRHLSSRMFRDSGSLEPLLEFLRSHEYKGHVIMINERIRSLSSLQTALSKAEDYLSKLPSDVPYSEFEYKFQEMGLERGWGDQTQNVLEMVRLLLDILQAPDPSTLETFLGRIPMVFNVVILSPHGYFGQVNVLGLPDTGGQVVYILDQVRALENEMLLRIQKQGLNISPRILVVTRLIPDSKRTTCSQRLERISGTQHSHILRVPFRTENGILHKWISRFEIWPYLEQFAVDAASEISAELQRKPDFIIGNYSDGNLVASLLAYELGVTQCNIAHALEKTKYPDSDIYWRKYEEKYHFSCQFTADLIAMNHADFIITSTYQEIAGSKESIGQYESHSAFTLPGLYRVVNGIDVFDPKFNIVSPGCDASIYFPYTETHKRLTSLHPSIQKMLFSPEQDDESIGWLIDQSKPIIFSMARLDRVKNITGLVEWYGKSTKLRELVNLVVVAGFQAAQKFNDKEEMEEIAKMHWLIEKYKLNGQMCWISSQLNRARNGELYRYIADTRGAFVQYPSACLL; translated from the exons ATGAGCAAGAAAGCGGTGATGGCGGAACGGGGATTGACGCGCTCGTTAAGCACGAAGGAGCAGGTCGAGGATTCCCTCTTCGCCTACAGGAACGAGTTGGCTTGCCTCCTTTCTAG GTATGTCGATCAGGGAAAGTGTATGCTGCAGAGTCATCACCTGGTAGATGAGCTTAATAAGATGATTTCTGAGGATGATAGCTTAGGTCGCCTTAAGGATGGACCTTTCCGAGATGTATTGAATCTCACACAG GAAGCAATAGTTTTACCCCCCTATGTAACAATGGCGGTGAGGCCAAGGCCTGGAGTTTGGGAATTTGTCTCCGTAAATGTTTATGAGCTTACTGTGGAGCAGTTGAATGTAACTGAATATTTGAAGTCGAGAGAAAGGCTTGTGGATGAGCG AATCAGTAATCGTTTTGTTCTTGAGCTGGACTTTGGACCATTTGCTGCTTCATTTCCTCGTCCGAATCACTCATCATGGATAGGGAATGGTGTGCAATTTCTTAATCGTCATCTTTCATCAAGAATGTTCCGTGATTCAGGAAGTCTCGAGCCTCTCCTCGAATTCCTTCGATCTCATGAGTACAAGGGACAT GTCATTATGATTAATGAGAGAATAAGGAGTTTGTCCTCGCTTCAAACTGCACTGTCCAAGGCAGAGGACTACCTATCTAAGCTCCCATCTGATGTACCATATTCTGAGTTTGAGTACAA ATTTCAAGAAATGGGACTTGAGAGGGGTTGGGGTGATCAAACTCAGAATGTCCTGGAGATGGTTCGATTACTCTTAGATATCCTACAGGCACCTGATCCTTCTACGCTGGAGACATTCTTGGGAAGGATTCCGATGGTGTTTAATGTTGTGATCCTTTCACCACATGGATACTTCGGTCAAGTGAATGTTCTAGGCTTACCAGACACAGGTGGACAG GTTGTTTATATACTGGATCAAGTTCGTGCTTTAGAGAATGAGATGCTTCTTCGAATACAAAAGCAAGGTCTGAATATTAGTCCTCGTATCCTTGTG GTGACGCGGTTGATACCTGATTCCAAACGGACAACATGTAGTCAACGTCTGGAAAGAATAAGTGGGACCCAACATTCACATATTCTGCGAGTACCTTTCAGGACAGAGAACGGGATCCTTCATAAATGGATCTCAAGGTTTGAGATATGGCCTTATTTGGAGCAATTTGCAGTG GATGCTGCCAGTGAAATTTCTGCTGAATTACAACGTAAACCAGATTTTATTATTGGCAACTATAGTGATGGAAATCTTGTTGCATCTCTGTTAGCATATGAACTTGGAGTTACACAG TGCAATATTGCACATGcattggaaaaaacaaaatatccaGATTCAGACATATATTGGAGAAAGTATGAagaaaaataccatttttcatGTCAATTTACTGCTGATCTAATTGCTATGAACCACGCAGACTTTATTATAACCAGCACATATCAGGAGATTGCAGGAAG CAAAGAATCCATTGGACAGTACGAGAGCCACTCTGCCTTCACTCTTCCTGGCTTATACAGAGTTGTCAATGGGATTGATGTTTTTGATCCTAAGTTCAATATTGTATCCCCTGGTTGTGATGCAAGCATTTATTTTCCATATACAGAAACACATAAACGGTTAACTTCGCTTCATCCATCAATCCAAAAGATGTTATTTAGTCCAGAGCAAGATGATGAATCTAT TGGGTGGTTGATCGATCAGTCAAAACCAATAATCTTTTCCATGGCAAGGCTTGACAGAGTAAAGAACATTACAGGTCTAGTAGAATGGTATGGCAAGAGTACTAAATTAAGAGAGCTCGTTAACCTTGTCGTAGTAGCTGGTTTTCAAGCTGCACAGAAGTTCAATGACAAGGAAGAAATGGAAGAGATTGCGAAGATGCATTGGCTTATAGAAAAGTATAAATTGAATGGGCAGATGTGCTGGATATCCTCTCAACTGAACAGGGCACGGAATGGTGAACTATATCGTTATATAGCTGATACAAGGGGTGCTTTTGTACAG TATCCCTCAGCCTGCCTTTTATGA